From Staphylococcus sp. IVB6214:
GAATTAAACAGCTGAATCCCATGTTAAAAACTCCCCAACAATTAAAAAAACATGAAACAATCAAGTTACCTGCTGATCACATTTTATTAAAACCCCCTCATCAAACACTCACATATTTTTTACACACACACCATATTTCTTACGATGCATTCCAGAAGTTCAACCCCTATAATCTTCAAGATGATGTACAATATATTGCGATTTCGAATAAAGGCATGGCACATCTGTCGTTACCACACTTAGTTGATCTTTTACCAAATCCTACAAAATACACATCTTCGCTACAAACAATGACAACAGCTTCTCAACCAATCAAAAACACCTACATACCGGGTCAATGTACGTCCTATGTATTTGAACAACGGTTACAACGACATCTACCTATTTCGAATGATTGGGGAGATGCGAAATATTGGGCGATTCATGCACAGGAAGCAGGCTATACGGTTTCTAGGCATCCACGTGTAAATGCGATACTTGTCTCACAACAGGGTCCTTATGGTCATGTTGCAATTGTTGAAGCGTGCCACGGATCCACAATACGTATTTCAGAGATGAATTGGCAGGGAGAAGGCATCGTTAGTCAGCGTCTTATTTCAAATGATGGTGACTATCAATATATTTATTAACGAAATAGGCTATTCTACAAATTCCATGTGCGAGAAGGTGAAAAAATGTGTTATAGTATCATAAACTATAACGATGCGCATGAAGGAGGGAACAAAATTATGGGTGTTCACCAATATTTCAAAAGACTATCAGATTTAGAAAAACTCATTCGTTTGCCTGGAAAGTTCAAATATTTTGAGCATAACGTTGCTGCGCACTCTTTTAAAGTGACGAAGATTGCCCAATATTTAGGGACAGTTGAAGAACATCATGGCAAAGAAGTAGATTGGAAAAGTCTATATGAAAAAGCATTGAATCATGACTTTGCAGAAGTGTTTACAGGTGATATTAAAACGCCAGTCAAATATGCGAGTAGCGAGTTGAAACGACTCTTTTCGCAAGTTGAGGAAGAAATGGTCGAGACGTTTATCTCAGAGGAAATCCCTGAGAACTATCAAGACATATATCGTCAACGCTTGCAAGAAGGCAAAGATGATTCATTAGAAGGCCAAATATTATCTGTTGCCGACAAAATTGATTTGCTGTATGAGACATTTGGTGAAATTCAAAAGCGTAATCCAGAACCGCTCTTTTTTGAAATTTATGAGATGAGTTTAGAGACGATTATGCAGTTTGATCATTTACATTCTGTCCAAGACTTTATCGATAATATTATTCCTGAAATGCTCACTGAAAAATTCATCCCACGTGCAGAGTTACGTGAAACGACGATGCACATATTAAATAATAGAAAGCAGTGATTGAAGTGATATGGTATGCGTTAGCCGCTTTTTTTCCATGTGTGTTAGTTGTAATACTTAGCACAATCACACGCAGCAAATGGATTGGTACGTGTGTGACGCTTGTTTTGATAGGGGCTTCAGTATATAAAGGCTTTTTTCATGATGAATGGATTATCTTTATAGATGTTGCATCCATATTGGCAGGTTATATCATAGTAGATTCACTACAAACACATCAGCATGATGACTTTAGATGAGATGAATAGGTGCTCATGATTGATACCGTTTAGAACTGTTTATACGTTTTAGACGGTATTTTTGTGTCTAAGTCATCGTTTAAAAGATAATACGAAAAGGGTATAGAGCAATAAAATGTTAAAAACGAACAGATGTTTGTATTTTTATATTGAGATTTGTTAAAATAACAGTACGATTATGTGACGAGAGGACGAGTATGCATGGAGCATCATGATTTTAAAGTGGTATCTCAGTTTGACCCACAAGGTGACCAGCCACGGGCCATTGATGAGTTAGTCCAAGGGATTAAAGATGGCAAGCGTCATCAGACATTGTTAGGTGCAACAGGAACAGGCAAAACTTTTACGATGAGTAATGTCATCAAACGCGCAGGGAAACCAACGCTGATCATTGCACATAATAAGACCCTTGCAGGTCAATTATATAGTGAGTTTAAAGAATTCTTTCCCGAAAATAGAGTCGAATATTTTGTCAGCTACTATGATTACTATCAACCAGAAGCGTACGTACCATCAACGGATACATTTATTGAAAAAGATGCATCAATCAACGATGAGATTGACCAGTTACGTCACTCAGCAACAAGTGCGTTATTCGAACGTGATGATGTCATCATTATCGCAAGTGTTAGTTGTATATACGGTTTGGGTAATCCAGAAGAGTACAAGGACTTAGTCGTGAGTATCCGTGCAGGTATGGAGATGGATCGTAGTGAACTGTTGCGCAAGTTGGTGGACGTACAATATACACGTAACGACATTGACTTCCAACGTGGGACATTCCGTGTACGTGGGGACGTTGTGGAAATCTTCCCGGCATCTCGAGATGAACTGTGTATTCGAGTTGAATTTTTTGGAGATGAGATTGATCGTGTCAGCGAGATTAACTATTTGACAGGGGAAGTGCTAAGAGAACGTGAACATTTTGCACTCTTTCCGGCATCTCACTTCGTTACACGTGAAGAGAAAATGAAGGTCGCAATTGAAAGAATTGAAAAAGAATTAGCTGAACAACTTGAAAAATTGCGCAGTGAAAATAAACTTTTAGAAGCACAACGCCTAGAACAACGCACAAATTACGACCTTGAAATGATGCGTGAAATGGGATTCTGTTCTGGGATTGAGAACTACTCAGTGCATCTTACGTTACGTCCACTCGGTTCAACACCATACACATTACTCGATTATTTCGGCGATGACTGGTTGATTATGATTGATGAATCTCACGTAACGTTGCCACAAATCCGTGGGATGTATAACGGAGACAAAGCACGAAAAGGCGTTCTTGTGGAACATGGTTTCCGTTTGCCAAGTGCACTGGATAACCG
This genomic window contains:
- the uvrB gene encoding excinuclease ABC subunit UvrB; the encoded protein is MEHHDFKVVSQFDPQGDQPRAIDELVQGIKDGKRHQTLLGATGTGKTFTMSNVIKRAGKPTLIIAHNKTLAGQLYSEFKEFFPENRVEYFVSYYDYYQPEAYVPSTDTFIEKDASINDEIDQLRHSATSALFERDDVIIIASVSCIYGLGNPEEYKDLVVSIRAGMEMDRSELLRKLVDVQYTRNDIDFQRGTFRVRGDVVEIFPASRDELCIRVEFFGDEIDRVSEINYLTGEVLREREHFALFPASHFVTREEKMKVAIERIEKELAEQLEKLRSENKLLEAQRLEQRTNYDLEMMREMGFCSGIENYSVHLTLRPLGSTPYTLLDYFGDDWLIMIDESHVTLPQIRGMYNGDKARKGVLVEHGFRLPSALDNRPLMFEEFEEKAHQLVYVSATPGPYEMEHTDEMVEQIIRPTGLLDPKIDVRPSKNQIDDLLSEIQTRVERNERVLITTLTKKMSEDLTTYLKEAGVKVNYLHSEIKTLERIEIIRDLRMGTFDVLIGINLLREGIDIPEVSLVVILDADKEGFLRSERSLIQTIGRAARNDKGEVIMYADKITDSMRVAIDETERRREIQMAYNEKHGITPKTINKKIHDVISATVETDETNEAERKEVPKKMTKKERQKTIQNIEKQMKEAAKALDFEKATELRDLLFELKSEG
- a CDS encoding CHAP domain-containing protein; the protein is MIISHIFMVATLLSRSSEMTQQVSLPNDTTIYQLAQKFATTLERIKQLNPMLKTPQQLKKHETIKLPADHILLKPPHQTLTYFLHTHHISYDAFQKFNPYNLQDDVQYIAISNKGMAHLSLPHLVDLLPNPTKYTSSLQTMTTASQPIKNTYIPGQCTSYVFEQRLQRHLPISNDWGDAKYWAIHAQEAGYTVSRHPRVNAILVSQQGPYGHVAIVEACHGSTIRISEMNWQGEGIVSQRLISNDGDYQYIY
- a CDS encoding CsbA family protein encodes the protein MIWYALAAFFPCVLVVILSTITRSKWIGTCVTLVLIGASVYKGFFHDEWIIFIDVASILAGYIIVDSLQTHQHDDFR
- a CDS encoding HD domain-containing protein, which translates into the protein MGVHQYFKRLSDLEKLIRLPGKFKYFEHNVAAHSFKVTKIAQYLGTVEEHHGKEVDWKSLYEKALNHDFAEVFTGDIKTPVKYASSELKRLFSQVEEEMVETFISEEIPENYQDIYRQRLQEGKDDSLEGQILSVADKIDLLYETFGEIQKRNPEPLFFEIYEMSLETIMQFDHLHSVQDFIDNIIPEMLTEKFIPRAELRETTMHILNNRKQ